In one window of Polaromonas naphthalenivorans CJ2 DNA:
- a CDS encoding DUF4197 domain-containing protein, translating to MQRRNFNQAGMSALGLLILATWRHAHALSLGDLTNAEASSGLKTALEKGALMAVALLGKPDGFLGNPKVRIPLPGYLEDASKLLKTFGQGRRLDELTTSINRAAEAAVPMGKDLLVSAVRGMNVNDAKNILTGGDTSVTAFFADKTRVPLGVKFLPVVNRATEKVGLANQYNEFAGKAASFGLVRKEDANIQQYVTGKTLDGLYLMLGEEEKKIRQDPVGTGSAILQKVFGALK from the coding sequence ATGCAACGTCGAAATTTTAACCAGGCGGGTATGAGCGCGCTGGGCTTGCTGATTCTCGCCACCTGGCGCCATGCCCATGCGCTGTCCCTGGGCGACCTGACCAATGCCGAGGCCAGCAGCGGCCTGAAAACCGCGCTTGAAAAAGGCGCCCTGATGGCCGTTGCCCTGCTTGGCAAGCCCGATGGATTCCTCGGCAACCCAAAAGTTCGCATTCCGCTGCCCGGATACCTCGAAGATGCCTCAAAACTGCTGAAAACCTTTGGCCAGGGCAGGCGTCTCGACGAGTTGACGACCTCGATCAACCGCGCCGCCGAGGCCGCCGTGCCGATGGGCAAGGATTTGCTGGTCAGTGCCGTGCGCGGCATGAATGTCAACGACGCCAAAAACATCCTGACGGGCGGCGATACCTCGGTGACGGCTTTCTTTGCCGACAAGACCCGCGTGCCGCTGGGCGTGAAGTTTTTGCCGGTAGTGAACCGGGCCACTGAAAAGGTTGGCCTGGCGAATCAATACAACGAATTCGCCGGCAAGGCCGCCAGCTTTGGCCTGGTCAGAAAGGAAGACGCCAACATCCAGCAGTACGTCACCGGCAAAACGCTCGATGGCCTTTACCTGATGCTCGGTGAAGAAGAAAAGAAAATCCGCCAGGACCCGGTCGGCACCGGCAGCGCCATCTTGCAGAAGGTATTTGGCGCGCTGAAATAA
- a CDS encoding O-acetylhomoserine aminocarboxypropyltransferase/cysteine synthase family protein, which yields MKIETIAVHGGYTPDPTTKAVAVPIYQTVAYAFDNTQHGADLFDLKVAGNIYSRIMNPTNAVLEARMTALEGGIGALAVASGMAAIAYAIQTITEAGDNIVASSALYGGTYNLFAHTFPQMGIEVRFADPRDPGSFAPLIDARTKAVFCESVGNPLGNVTDIAALAGVAHAGGVPLIVDNTVSSPYLCRPFEHGADIVVHALTKYLGGHGTTLGGVIVDSGKFPWAEHKARFRRLNEPDVSYHGVVYTEALGAAAYIGRARVVPLRNMGAALSAMAAFQILQGIETLALRMDRICDNALAIAYFLKNHPKVAWVNYAGLPEHRDHALVQQYMGGKASGIISFGVKSQADAMAAGSRFQDALQLFTRLVNIGDAKSLACHPASTTHRQLNPAELAKAGVSTDMVRLSVGIEHIDDLLADLEQALAAV from the coding sequence ATGAAAATCGAGACCATCGCCGTCCACGGCGGCTACACGCCCGACCCGACCACCAAAGCCGTCGCGGTGCCGATCTACCAGACCGTGGCCTACGCGTTTGACAACACCCAGCATGGCGCCGACCTGTTCGACCTGAAGGTGGCGGGCAACATCTACAGCCGCATCATGAACCCGACCAATGCGGTGCTGGAGGCGCGCATGACGGCGCTCGAAGGCGGCATCGGCGCGCTGGCCGTGGCCTCGGGCATGGCGGCGATTGCCTATGCCATCCAGACGATCACCGAAGCCGGCGACAACATCGTCGCCTCGTCGGCGCTGTACGGTGGCACCTACAACCTGTTTGCCCACACCTTTCCGCAAATGGGCATCGAGGTGCGCTTTGCCGACCCGCGCGACCCTGGCTCGTTCGCGCCGCTGATCGATGCCCGCACCAAGGCGGTGTTTTGCGAGTCCGTGGGCAATCCGCTGGGCAACGTGACTGACATTGCTGCGCTGGCCGGGGTGGCGCATGCTGGCGGCGTGCCGCTGATCGTTGATAACACCGTGTCCAGCCCCTACCTGTGCCGCCCGTTCGAGCACGGCGCCGACATCGTCGTGCATGCGCTGACCAAATACCTGGGCGGCCACGGCACGACGCTGGGCGGCGTGATCGTTGACAGCGGCAAGTTCCCGTGGGCCGAGCACAAGGCGCGCTTCAGGCGCCTGAACGAGCCCGACGTGAGCTACCACGGCGTGGTGTACACCGAGGCGCTGGGCGCTGCCGCCTATATCGGCCGGGCGCGCGTGGTGCCGCTGCGCAACATGGGCGCGGCCCTGAGCGCCATGGCTGCCTTCCAGATTCTGCAGGGCATCGAAACACTGGCGCTGCGCATGGACCGCATCTGCGACAACGCGCTGGCGATTGCGTATTTCCTGAAGAACCATCCGAAAGTGGCCTGGGTCAACTACGCTGGCCTGCCCGAGCACCGCGACCATGCGCTGGTGCAGCAGTACATGGGCGGCAAGGCCTCGGGCATCATCAGCTTTGGCGTCAAGTCGCAGGCCGATGCGATGGCGGCGGGATCGCGTTTTCAGGATGCGCTGCAGCTGTTCACCCGGCTGGTCAATATCGGCGACGCCAAGTCGCTGGCCTGCCACCCGGCCTCGACCACGCACCGCCAGCTGAACCCGGCCGAACTGGCCAAGGCCGGCGTGAGCACGGACATGGTGCGGCTGTCGGTCGGTATCGAGCACATCGACGACCTGCTGGCCGATCTGGAGCAGGCGCTGGCGGCGGTCTGA
- a CDS encoding OmpW/AlkL family protein, translating to MKKQLIAAAVLSTLLSGAAFAQQATEGPWMVRARAVHLDSANGDSTGLGLSVNNKWMPEVDISYFVNKNVAVELVLTVPQKHTMYSNGVEIGTLKHLPPTLLGQYHFDMNGFKPYVGAGVNFTRFSGVNLLGGVATVDKNSWGPALQVGVDIPLSKGLYLNLDVKKVYIRTDVAAAGTKIGEFKVDPLLVGVGLGWRF from the coding sequence ATGAAAAAACAACTCATCGCCGCCGCCGTTCTGTCCACCCTGTTGTCGGGCGCGGCCTTTGCACAGCAAGCCACGGAAGGCCCGTGGATGGTGCGTGCCCGCGCCGTGCATCTGGACAGCGCGAACGGTGACAGCACCGGCCTGGGCCTGTCGGTGAACAACAAGTGGATGCCCGAAGTGGACATCAGCTATTTCGTGAACAAGAACGTGGCGGTCGAGCTGGTCCTGACGGTGCCGCAAAAGCACACCATGTACTCCAACGGTGTGGAAATCGGCACGCTCAAGCACCTGCCGCCCACGCTGCTGGGCCAGTACCACTTTGACATGAACGGCTTCAAGCCCTATGTCGGCGCAGGCGTCAACTTCACGCGTTTTTCCGGTGTCAACCTGCTGGGCGGCGTGGCCACTGTGGACAAGAACAGCTGGGGTCCGGCACTGCAGGTGGGCGTGGACATTCCACTCAGCAAGGGCCTGTACCTCAATCTGGACGTGAAAAAGGTCTATATCCGCACCGACGTGGCGGCTGCTGGCACCAAGATTGGCGAATTCAAGGTCGATCCCCTGCTGGTCGGCGTGGGTCTGGGCTGGCGCTTCTAA
- a CDS encoding DUF445 domain-containing protein yields MQSPTEIQQHLDSVEDAFRRARLRAMQRVAGGLLLLAFAVFCLARSLSGLHPAWGYVEAFAEAAMVGAVADWFAVVALFRHPLGIPVWHTAIIANSKDDIGRNLGQFVESYFVTEEGIAQRIRQANPAGLLGAWLLAPGHAAQLGHATAKALKALLNALDDPSMSQLLKDAAAGQLARFDISANAGQLLDLLVAEGKHQQLLNSVLHSLGDYLSEETNQQQATDFLIAAFGVENVLYKVGTAAIGPRALRSLSRSAHEVLEDPAHPARERFNGWVQNFVLHLKDDPQWREFIVRHQQDTLANERVQALLGGLWGRVKARLLDDLGRDDPAMARQISVLARKVGQALAQDARLVEGLNGAIESGSVLLVRNYRGEVGHFIEAKLAQWTREEMTDRIELAIGRDLQFIRINGTLVGGLVGLAIYSVTRLLG; encoded by the coding sequence ATGCAATCCCCTACCGAAATTCAACAGCATCTGGACTCCGTCGAAGATGCCTTCAGGCGCGCCCGGCTGCGCGCCATGCAGCGGGTGGCCGGCGGCCTGCTGTTGCTGGCCTTTGCGGTGTTTTGCCTGGCCCGCAGCCTGTCCGGGCTGCATCCCGCCTGGGGCTATGTGGAAGCTTTTGCCGAAGCGGCCATGGTCGGCGCGGTGGCGGACTGGTTTGCCGTCGTCGCGCTGTTTCGCCATCCGCTGGGCATTCCGGTGTGGCACACGGCCATCATTGCGAACAGCAAGGACGACATCGGGCGCAATCTGGGCCAGTTTGTCGAAAGCTATTTCGTGACCGAAGAAGGCATTGCCCAGCGCATCCGGCAGGCCAACCCGGCCGGCCTGCTCGGCGCCTGGCTGCTGGCGCCCGGCCATGCGGCGCAGCTGGGCCATGCCACGGCCAAAGCCTTGAAGGCACTGCTCAATGCCCTGGATGACCCATCGATGAGCCAGTTGCTGAAGGATGCGGCCGCCGGGCAGCTGGCCCGCTTCGACATCTCGGCCAACGCCGGGCAACTGCTGGACCTGCTGGTGGCCGAGGGCAAGCACCAGCAATTGCTCAACAGCGTGTTGCACAGCCTGGGCGACTACCTGAGCGAGGAAACCAACCAGCAGCAGGCCACCGATTTCCTGATTGCCGCGTTCGGCGTCGAAAACGTGCTCTACAAGGTCGGAACGGCCGCCATCGGTCCGAGGGCGTTGCGCTCGCTGAGCCGGTCGGCCCATGAGGTGCTGGAAGACCCCGCGCATCCGGCCCGCGAGCGTTTCAACGGCTGGGTGCAAAACTTCGTGCTGCACCTCAAGGACGATCCGCAATGGCGGGAGTTCATCGTCAGGCACCAGCAGGACACCCTGGCCAATGAACGGGTGCAGGCCTTGCTCGGCGGCCTGTGGGGCCGGGTCAAGGCGCGCCTGCTCGATGACCTGGGCCGGGACGATCCGGCCATGGCCCGGCAGATTTCGGTGCTGGCGCGCAAGGTCGGGCAAGCGCTGGCGCAGGATGCGCGGCTGGTCGAGGGGCTCAACGGCGCCATCGAGTCGGGCAGCGTCCTGCTGGTGCGCAATTACCGGGGCGAGGTGGGGCACTTCATCGAGGCGAAACTGGCCCAGTGGACGCGCGAGGAAATGACCGACCGCATCGAACTGGCCATCGGGCGTGACCTGCAGTTCATCCGCATCAACGGCACGCTGGTTGGCGGGCTGGTCGGGCTGGCCATCTACAGCGTGACCCGTTTGCTCGGTTGA
- a CDS encoding alpha/beta fold hydrolase gives MANFVLVHGAWHGGWCWQRVTAVLQRGGHRVHAVTLTGLGERAHLLSPAITLDTHIDDVINLIEAEELLDVVLAVHSYAGMIGTAVADRLGQRLKHLVYVDAVVPKPGESWSSTQSSATQQQRLAAAQASAHFSFPPPDPEVYGLKDDDREWVKRRQTPHPGNTYQAPLDFDVQRVAAVPRTFVSCTEPALATIAPSRLRAKDPKFWDGAWLPGASTIELQTGHDPMVSEPAALVRILLGCGA, from the coding sequence ATGGCCAATTTTGTCCTGGTGCATGGCGCGTGGCACGGCGGCTGGTGCTGGCAGCGCGTGACGGCAGTGCTGCAGCGCGGCGGCCACCGCGTGCATGCGGTCACGCTGACCGGCCTGGGCGAGCGCGCCCACCTGCTGTCGCCCGCCATCACGCTCGACACCCACATCGACGACGTGATCAACCTCATCGAGGCCGAAGAGCTGCTGGACGTGGTGCTGGCGGTGCATTCCTACGCCGGCATGATCGGCACGGCGGTGGCCGACCGGCTGGGCCAGCGCCTCAAGCACCTGGTGTATGTCGATGCGGTCGTGCCCAAGCCCGGCGAAAGCTGGAGCAGCACGCAGTCCAGCGCCACGCAGCAGCAGCGCCTGGCCGCTGCGCAGGCGTCCGCGCATTTCAGCTTTCCGCCGCCCGACCCGGAGGTGTACGGTCTCAAGGATGACGACCGCGAATGGGTCAAGCGCCGCCAGACGCCGCACCCCGGCAACACCTACCAGGCGCCGCTGGACTTTGACGTGCAGCGCGTCGCCGCCGTGCCGCGCACCTTCGTCAGCTGCACCGAGCCGGCGCTGGCGACGATTGCGCCCAGCCGGCTGCGGGCCAAGGACCCGAAATTCTGGGACGGCGCCTGGCTGCCGGGCGCCAGCACCATCGAGCTTCAAACCGGCCACGACCCGATGGTCAGCGAGCCTGCGGCGCTGGTGCGGATTCTGCTGGGGTGCGGCGCGTAA
- a CDS encoding CaiB/BaiF CoA transferase family protein codes for MNSLNGIRILDLSRVLAGPWCTQTLADLGADVIKIERPGSGDDTRTWGPPFLKDDEGAETHEAAYYLGANRNKRSVTCDIAKPDGQALIRELARHCDVFVENFKVGDMARYGLDYASLKLLNPRLVYCSVTGFGQNGPYAERAGYDYAIQGMGGLMSVTGERDDLGGGPQKVGVAVADLMTGMYATVGILAALRHAEKTGVGQLVDLALLDTQVAMLANLGANYLVSGKVPQRVGNAHMNIVPYQVFEVAPAADGSKDHLILAVGNDAQYVKFCAIAGIPELGVNPLFAKNRDRVHNRAQLVPILESVMKLRGKADWLAALEAAKVPCGAINNLAEVFADPQIEARDMVTHWRHPLKSDLPLVASPIKLSATPVRTPGQGGLPPPLLGQHTEEVLRELLDYSDAQLSQLKTARVI; via the coding sequence ATGAATTCACTCAATGGCATCCGCATTCTCGATTTATCCCGCGTGCTCGCGGGCCCGTGGTGTACCCAGACGCTGGCCGACCTGGGGGCCGACGTCATCAAGATCGAGCGCCCCGGCAGCGGCGACGACACCCGCACCTGGGGGCCGCCGTTCCTGAAGGACGACGAAGGAGCGGAGACGCACGAAGCCGCCTACTACCTGGGCGCCAACCGCAACAAGCGCTCGGTCACCTGTGACATCGCCAAACCCGACGGCCAGGCGCTGATCCGCGAGTTGGCCCGGCATTGCGATGTGTTCGTCGAGAACTTCAAGGTCGGCGACATGGCGCGCTACGGCCTGGACTATGCATCGCTCAAGCTGCTGAACCCGCGCCTGGTGTACTGCTCGGTCACCGGCTTTGGGCAAAACGGGCCGTATGCCGAACGCGCCGGCTACGACTACGCCATCCAAGGCATGGGCGGGCTGATGAGCGTGACCGGCGAGCGCGACGACCTGGGCGGCGGCCCGCAAAAAGTCGGCGTCGCCGTGGCCGACCTGATGACCGGCATGTACGCCACCGTCGGCATCCTGGCCGCCCTGCGCCATGCCGAAAAAACCGGCGTTGGCCAGCTGGTGGACCTGGCGCTGCTCGACACCCAGGTCGCCATGCTGGCCAACCTGGGCGCCAACTACCTGGTCAGCGGCAAGGTGCCGCAGCGCGTGGGCAATGCGCACATGAACATCGTGCCCTACCAGGTGTTCGAGGTCGCGCCCGCAGCCGACGGCAGCAAGGACCACCTGATCCTGGCGGTCGGCAACGACGCGCAGTACGTGAAGTTCTGCGCCATCGCGGGCATTCCCGAACTCGGCGTGAACCCGCTGTTTGCCAAGAACCGCGACCGCGTGCACAACCGCGCCCAACTGGTGCCGATTCTGGAAAGCGTCATGAAACTGCGCGGCAAGGCCGACTGGCTGGCCGCGCTGGAGGCGGCCAAGGTGCCGTGCGGCGCCATCAACAACCTGGCCGAGGTGTTTGCCGACCCGCAGATCGAAGCGCGGGACATGGTCACCCACTGGCGGCATCCGCTCAAGAGCGACCTGCCGCTGGTGGCCAGCCCGATCAAGCTCAGCGCCACGCCGGTGCGCACGCCGGGCCAGGGCGGCCTGCCGCCGCCGCTGCTCGGCCAGCACACCGAAGAAGTCCTGCGCGAGCTGCTGGACTACTCCGACGCGCAACTGTCCCAACTCAAAACCGCGCGGGTGATCTGA
- a CDS encoding substrate-binding domain-containing protein, translated as MDLKQLSASLGLSPTTVSRALNGYPEVSERTRERVIEAAKEVGYEPNVTARRLARGAVDAIGIVHPTGAGHLDDPRFLEVVDGLTERFSKAGIDLLIASARQKEEVATYKRLLQGRRVDGFIVHHTRRVDPRLDYLQECGAPFVAYGRTDTPDSYAWFDFDNALGSSLAVRRLQEFGHRRIAYMHAPLELHFAYQRYQGYLDAMHAAGLPVDPGLVVPAGFGRRGGYEAMKTLLDRAEGPTAVIVDNNLCGVGVLRCALDAGLKIGRQLSLIVYDGVPVDSVVTSVQVTSIEQPTSYAVGVQLAELMIGVLAGQPVQELQTLWSPRIAAGSSDGPISEH; from the coding sequence ATGGACCTCAAACAGCTTTCCGCTAGCTTGGGCCTTTCTCCGACTACGGTAAGTCGGGCCTTGAATGGATATCCCGAGGTTAGTGAGCGCACCCGGGAGCGCGTCATCGAGGCCGCAAAGGAAGTGGGATACGAGCCGAACGTGACGGCGCGACGCCTTGCGCGAGGTGCCGTGGACGCCATCGGCATCGTTCACCCCACCGGAGCCGGCCATCTGGATGACCCCCGATTTCTGGAGGTGGTGGATGGGCTGACTGAACGGTTTTCCAAAGCCGGCATCGACTTGCTGATCGCTTCAGCGCGCCAGAAAGAAGAGGTTGCCACCTACAAGCGCTTGTTGCAGGGACGCCGTGTCGATGGGTTCATCGTCCACCACACGCGCCGTGTCGATCCCCGGCTTGACTACCTCCAGGAATGCGGTGCGCCGTTCGTGGCCTATGGCCGCACAGACACGCCTGACTCGTATGCTTGGTTCGACTTCGATAATGCCCTCGGTAGCTCTCTGGCGGTCCGGCGCTTACAAGAATTTGGCCATCGGCGGATTGCCTACATGCACGCGCCTCTGGAGCTGCACTTCGCCTACCAACGCTACCAGGGCTACCTGGATGCCATGCATGCCGCGGGCTTGCCCGTGGATCCAGGTCTTGTCGTTCCGGCGGGGTTCGGGCGTCGCGGTGGTTACGAGGCGATGAAGACGCTGCTCGACCGCGCCGAAGGTCCGACCGCAGTGATCGTTGACAATAATTTGTGTGGTGTGGGTGTCCTGCGCTGCGCATTGGACGCGGGCCTGAAGATCGGGCGCCAGCTTTCCCTCATCGTTTACGACGGCGTACCGGTTGATTCCGTCGTAACCTCGGTGCAGGTCACGTCGATTGAGCAGCCCACGTCGTATGCCGTGGGCGTCCAGCTCGCAGAATTGATGATTGGGGTTCTCGCCGGCCAGCCTGTGCAGGAATTGCAGACGCTGTGGTCTCCTCGAATCGCCGCTGGCTCGTCGGACGGACCGATCAGCGAGCATTGA
- a CDS encoding carbohydrate porin, protein MNNLSKTAIALAVTLVTASAAHAAEFNANLELDSTYLNNNRGLSQSGRVEVNAVGKVGSNYFVAGRASLLAKKDGAAATDDMWVQLGSSTADLKLGRFEAADLFRLPRDVLVLYATGDGVSSVYRANVLRGRAGSEVFQAAGTVNLGSGLSFELGAIETRATVGTLPGAAYVAPKGLRPVLSYEQGPWLLRAGLESIKYNVGGKTRTGFGFTGSYNFSDFTLVGNAAANKDASGNKQTSYALIGDTKFGLGGGLIFGNTKLPAGSYKVTTAYAAYTFPLFDIKGATVTPAVSFSKAGGVNRSNDETGVRVRFNYNF, encoded by the coding sequence ATGAACAATCTTTCGAAAACTGCCATCGCGCTAGCGGTCACGCTGGTGACTGCTAGCGCAGCGCATGCCGCCGAGTTCAACGCCAACCTCGAACTGGACAGCACTTACCTCAATAACAACCGGGGGCTATCGCAAAGCGGGCGGGTCGAAGTAAATGCCGTCGGTAAGGTCGGCAGCAACTATTTCGTGGCGGGCCGCGCCAGCTTGCTGGCCAAAAAGGACGGGGCCGCCGCGACCGACGACATGTGGGTGCAACTCGGCTCCAGCACGGCGGACCTGAAATTGGGCCGCTTCGAAGCGGCAGACCTGTTCCGCCTTCCGCGCGATGTGCTCGTTCTCTACGCCACCGGAGATGGCGTCTCCTCGGTGTACCGGGCCAATGTGCTGCGCGGGCGCGCAGGCTCCGAGGTGTTCCAGGCCGCCGGCACGGTGAACCTGGGCTCTGGCCTGTCGTTTGAACTCGGAGCCATCGAAACCCGGGCGACCGTCGGCACGTTGCCCGGGGCAGCCTACGTCGCCCCGAAAGGCCTGCGTCCAGTTTTGAGCTATGAACAAGGCCCTTGGTTATTGCGCGCGGGCCTGGAGTCCATCAAGTACAACGTCGGTGGCAAAACCCGTACCGGCTTCGGCTTCACGGGCAGCTACAACTTCAGCGACTTCACCTTGGTGGGCAACGCCGCAGCCAACAAGGATGCCAGTGGCAACAAGCAGACCAGCTATGCACTCATTGGCGACACCAAGTTCGGTCTGGGTGGCGGCCTGATCTTCGGCAACACCAAGCTGCCGGCAGGGAGCTACAAGGTCACCACCGCCTATGCCGCGTACACCTTCCCCTTGTTCGACATCAAGGGCGCCACAGTGACTCCAGCCGTCTCGTTCTCAAAGGCCGGCGGCGTGAACCGTTCCAACGACGAGACCGGCGTCAGGGTCCGTTTCAACTACAACTTCTGA